Proteins encoded within one genomic window of Argiope bruennichi chromosome 7, qqArgBrue1.1, whole genome shotgun sequence:
- the LOC129975569 gene encoding uncharacterized protein LOC129975569, with translation METLDKLKAKRKIIRTACTKLINKAYLLLESCDIENESDQEQLSEHLSSLEAKQLDLKSLNSEIEDLISDSALFDIEIQSSFEYEEQINEAKFKIKSKIKKFKTDQQPIPPLAANGSNVRINCPATSINLPKLRIPTFSGDASTFLEFINSFNNAIDSNDSLSNVDKFIYLKSFLSGEAYKIVSGFSLTEENYKSCLSLLKDRYGKQDHLISYFMNRLLETEPVKSSFNLKGLRKLHDESEISIRNLNSMGIASGNYGHLLIPILLKQLPQDLVIEFQRRRDSSKIGDVNELIRFIKFEIESRESANIATGHSQVPEIPRYHSRNSVYHGNTKFKNKLSSSAALNTIVKNVCAFCNSDTHTALKCKNLSDGQKRYKLKKEGRCYRCMAHRHIISQCKAKIPPCETCQSFQHNSLFCPKNKIESSSFETETHGQEVVISSVLKAEENPGSYATLLQTANVQAENGANKIMARLLFDSGSQKSFLRSDLKQALNLKSIRQEKLLVYTFSNREPIEKIFDVVRFRIRSKFPPYQFLNIEALASEEITGADVYSNVDLKHVNKVIPATCNLSDSLENSTPIQILLGADFLCNVLRGEARKINKNLFLQPTLFGDTLIGQIPDLQKRKQSSVFTVSCAVVETDLKRLWELDSFLLDGTSENKSRDNLGDFGKELKIKNGRYEAPLQWKTNEIKEKLSNNFDVAEKRFIALEKKFNKDQALFERYNAVMQEQVNEGIIQMCHDECFTGYVMPHREVFRETSSSTKTRIVYDASSKQGNNISLNECLLSGENLNPNLIDVILKFREHKIGFCGDIARAFLQIEVEELDRNYLCFLYYKNCDRSQPVTMYHFNRHCFGVTCSPFVLAATIKTHIKEYRDKYPLAYEMFNESLYVDDLFCGSSTVQDALKLSSDAVSILKDAKMNMRKFDTNSEELKNLWRNSDSMIEINEQADSHLKVLGLVWNNIDDTLGLDLRSLLSNLNDNECTKRNVLHTAAKLFDPSGFISPFLIRIKCLLQELWQAGVGWDEEFSGQLKENWHAWYLLELLLT, from the exons atggAAACTCTTGATAAGTTAAAGGCCAAACGCAAGATAATTCGTACTGCTTGTACAAAATTGATTAACAAGGCTTATTTGTTATTAGAAAGTTGTGATATTGAAAACGAAAGTGATCAAGAACAACTTTCGGAACATTTATCTAGTTTAGAAGCAAAACAATTAGACCTCAAAAGCCTTAATAGTGAAATTGAGGATTTAATTTCTGATAGTGCATTGTTTGATATAGAAATTCAAAGCTCTTTTGAATATGAAGAGCAAATAAATGAAGCTAAGTTCAAAATCAAAAGTAAGatcaaaaagtttaaaactgaTCAACAACCTATCCCACCACTTGCTGCTAATGGTTCTAATGTAAGAATTAACTGTCCTGCAACAAGCATTAATTTGCCAAAACTAAGAATTCCCACATTTAGTGGAGATGCTAGTACCTTTCTAGAATTCATCAATAGCTTCAATAATGCGATTGACTCTAATGATTCTTTAAGTAATgttgataaattcatatatttaaagtccTTTTTATCCGGCGAAGCTTACAAAATTGTTTCCGGTTTTTCTCTTACTGAAGAAAATTACAAATCGTGTTTATCTCTGTTAAAGGACAGATATGGGAAGCAAGACCATTTGATTAGTTATTTCATGAATCGCCTATTAGAAACTGAACCCGTAAAATCCTCTTTCAATCTCAAGGGATTACGAAAACTGCATGACGAGAGTGAAATaagcataagaaatttaaactcAATGGGAATTGCATCCGGAAATTATGGCCATTTACTTATACctattttattaaagcaattacCCCAAGATTTAGTCATAGAGTTCCAACGTAGAAGAGATTCTTCTAAGATTGGTGACGTCAATGaattaataagatttataaaattcgaaattgaatCGCGCGAATCTGCGAATATTGCTACTGGACATTCTCAGGTTCCAGAAATTCCCCGATATCATTCACGAAATTCCGTTTATCAtggaaatactaaatttaaaaataaattgtcttcaTCTGCCGCGTTAAATACTATAGTTAAAAATGTATGTGCCTTTTGTAACTCCGACACGCACActgcattaaaatgcaaaaatttatcgGATGGGCAAAAACgttacaaattaaagaaagagGGTAGATGCTATCGGTGCATGGCTCATAGACATATAATTTCACAATGCAAGGCAAAAATTCCACCCTGTGAGACATGCCAGAGTTTTCAGCACAACTCCTTGTTTTgcccaaaaaataaaattgaaagcagCTCGTTTGAAACCGAAACCCACGGACAGGAAGTCGTAATTTCTTCCGTTTTAAAGGCAGAAGAGAACCCTGGCAGTTACGCGACCTTACTTCAAACGGCTAACGTCCAGGCAGAAAATGGTGCCAACAAGATCATGGCTAGACTTTTATTTGACTCAGGATCACAAAAGTCCTTCTTGCGCAGTGATCTGAAacaagctttaaatttaaaatcaatacgCCAAGAGAAGCTTTTAGTTTATACTTTCTCGAACCGAGAACCAATCGAGAAAATATTCGATGTTGTACGATTCAGAATAAGGAGCAAATTTCCCCCTTATCAATTCTTAAACATTGAGGCTTTGGCTTCAGAAGAAATAACTGGCGCGGACGTATACTCGAACGTTGACCTCAAACATGTAAACAAAGTCATTCCAGCCACCTGCAACCTTTCTGACTCCCTCGAAAATTCCACCCCTATCCAGATCCTGTTGGGGGCGGACTTCCTGTGTAATGTTCTAAGGGgagaagcaagaaaaataaataaaaacttgttcttGCAGCCGACACTCTTTGGTGACACTTTAATTGGACAAATCCCAGACTTGCAGAAAAGAAAACAGTCTTCCGTATTTACTGTATCTTGTGCTGTAGTGGAAACTGATCTGAAGCGCTTGTGGGAGTTAGATTCTTTCTTGCTCGATGGGACTTCGGAAAATAAATCCAGGGATAATTTAGGTGATTTCGGGAaagagcttaaaataaaaaacggACGATATGAAGCACCGTTGCAATGGAAAACaaacgaaattaaagaaaaattaagtaataattttgacGTTGCGGAAAAGAGATTCATTgctttagagaaaaaatttaataaggatcAAGCGTTGTTTGAGAGGTATAATGCTGTTATGCAAGAGCAAGTTAACGAAGGCATAATTCAGATGTGTCATGACGAATGTTTTACTGGATATGTAATGCCGCATAGAGAGGTTTTCAGGGAGACTTCTTCCAGTACAAAAACTAGGATAGTATATGATGCCAGCAGTAAGCAAGgtaataatattagtttaaatgaATGCCTTCTTTCAGGAGAAAATTTAAATCCTAACCTTAttgatgttatattaaaatttagagagCATAAAATTGGATTTTGTGGAGATATTGCTCGGGCCTTTTTACAAATAGAAGTTGAGGAATTGGATAGGAACTATTTATGTTTCTTGTATTATAAAAACTGTGATAGATCTCAACCAGTAACAATGTATCATTTTAATAGACACTGTTTTGGTGTAACTTGCTCACCTTTCGTTTTGGCTGCAACTATTAAAACACATATCAAAGAATACAGGGATAAATATCCCCTTGCAtatgaaatgtttaatgaatCGTTATATGTTGACGATCTCTTTTGTGGAAGTTCCACTGTACAAGATGCGCTAAAATTGTCTTCCGATGCTGTATCGATCTTGAAAGATGCGAAAATGAACATGAGAAAATTCGACACTAattctgaagaattaaaaaatttgtggCGTAACTCTGATTCCATGATTGAAATTAATGAACAGGCTGATTCGCATCTGAAAGTGTTAGGACTTGTTTGGAACAATATCGATGATACTTTGGGACTAGATTTAAGATCTTTGTTGTCAAACTTGAATGACAACGAATGCACAAAAAGAAATGTGCTTCATACTGCTGCAAAATTGTTTGATCCTTCTGGATTTATATCTCCATTCCTGATTCGAATAAAATGTCTCTTACAAGAATTATGGCAAGCTGGTGTTGGATGGGATGAAGAGTTTTCCggacaattaaaagaaaattggcaTGCATGGT ATCTTTTGGAGCTGTTGCTTACTTAA
- the LOC129975568 gene encoding uncharacterized protein LOC129975568, with translation MLTRGISSKDLIASESWWHGPEWLRNAENLWPKAKGFQYDSKEPEIASEFKSGVIINTAIVQEKIIDPEKFSCLLKLLRVTSWILRFVNTLKKKNVEKGPLTSEELSDAEMFWVRIVQNDCYSSEIKCLKNNKPLPRDSKLLCLNPFLDNNDVLRVTGRLGKTTHLSTYEKHPIILPPKAKLTELLIWESHKRVFHSGVSHTLVQIREKFWILKARQTIKSLLGKCTICKRFNSSPGNQVIAPLPDIRVEQSSPFTIIGVDFAGPLFVKDSINKQYILLITCAVTRSVHLELVGDLTTDTFLLAFRRFISRRGLCSVVVSDNARTFKRAELEIKLIWNVLNHADVKNFYSANGIKWKYIVERAAWWGGFYERMVRTVKTALRKTLGKSCLTVEQLLTVLTEIEGMINSRPITYVGSDTEEPIALTPAHFLLGKRVTSLPSVRLHLDSNLSSRKCLIKAFNYREKLMRSFWSRWKNEYLLNLRSAHSSFVKNISPFKVNDVVLIKDDHLPRNFWKLGKILELFPGRDGKVRACQVKTESSIIKRPVQLLYNLEIQD, from the coding sequence ATGTTAACTAGAGGGATTAGTAGCAAGGATTTAATCGCATCTGAGAGCTGGTGGCATGGTCCTGAATGGTTGAGGAACGCGGAAAACCTTTGGCCCAAAGCAAAGGGATTTCAATATGATTCTAAAGAGCCAGAAATAGCATCTGAATTTAAATCCGGCGTTATAATTAACACAGCTAttgttcaagaaaaaataatagatccAGAAAAATTTAGCTGCTTGCTTAAATTGCTAAGAGTGACTTCTTGGATATTGCGTTTTGTAAAtactcttaaaaagaaaaatgttgaaaagggTCCTCTTACTTCAGAAGAACTTTCCGACGCAGAAATGTTTTGGGTGCGAATAGTCCAAAACGACTGTTACTCTAGCGAAATTAAgtgcttgaaaaataataaacctcTCCCAAGAGActctaaattattatgtttaaaccCTTTTCTTGATAATAATGATGTCCTTAGAGTCACAGGAAGACTAGGGAAAACAACCCATTTATCGACCTATGAAAAGCATCCAATCATACTCCCTCCCAAGGCTAAATTAACAGAGTTATTAATTTGGGAATCTCACAAAAGAGTCTTTCATTCTGGTGTATCCCATACGTTGGTGCAAATAAGAGAGAAGTTCTGGATTTTAAAAGCCAGACAAACCATCAAATCTCTTCTTGGAAAATGCACAATATGTAAACGATTCAACTCTTCTCCCGGAAATCAAGTGATCGCGCCACTTCCAGATATTCGTGTAGAACAGTCATCTCCATTTACGATCATCGGTGTTGATTTTGCTGGCCCTCTTTTCGTTAAAGATAGTATTAACAAGCAATATATCTTGTTGATAACCTGTGCAGTGACAAGAAGTGTTCATCTAGAACTGGTCGGTGATTTGACTACCGATACATTTCTTCTAGCTTTCCGACGCTTCATTTCTCGACGTGGCTTGTGCTCTGTGGTGGTCTCTGATAATGCACGCACCTTTAAACGTGCAGAATTAGAGATAAAACTCATTTGGAATGTTCTGAATCATGCAGATGTAAAAAACTTTTACTCTGCTAACGGAATTAAgtggaaatatattgttgaaagagCTGCCTGGTGGGGTGGTTTTTACGAACGAATGGTACGTACTGTGAAAACTGCTTTACGAAAAACACTTGGAAAATCATGTCTCACTGTTGAGCAATTGCTGACTGTCCTTACCGAGATTGAAGGCATGATTAACTCTCGGCCAATTACATATGTTGGTAGTGACACTGAAGAACCGATTGCTCTGACTCCAGCACATTTTCTTCTAGGGAAACGTGTTACCTCCTTGCCCTCTGTAAGACTTCACCTTGATTCGAATCTCTCTTCCAGGAAATGCttgataaaagcatttaattaccgAGAAAAATTAATGAGATCATTTTGGTCTAGGTGGAAAAATGAGTATTTGCTAAATTTGAGATCGGCCCATTCAAGTTTTGTTAAAAACATCTCGCCATTTAAAGTTAACGATGTAGTCTTGATTAAAGATGATCATCTACCTCGAAATTTCtggaaattaggaaaaattcttgaattatttccCGGAAGAGATGGCAAAGTGCGGGCTTGCCAAGTTAAAACTGAGTCATCAATTATTAAACGCCCTGTACAATTGTTGTATAATTTAGAAATCCAGGACTAA